The Onychomys torridus chromosome 9, mOncTor1.1, whole genome shotgun sequence genomic sequence GAGTGTGGATGACCGGAAGTCACTGATGGTGATTGGCATACCCGCGGACTGTGGTGAGCCTGAGATCCAGGAGGTCCTTCAGGAGGCGCTGAAGTGTGTGGGCAACTACCAACTGCTAGGCAAGATATTCCAGAAGCAAGACAACACCAATGCTGTTTTACTAGAACTCCTGGAGGACACAGATATGTCTGTGGTCCCCAGTGAGGTTCAGGGAAAAGGGGGTGTCTGGAAAGTGATCTTTAAGACCGCTAACCAGGACACTGAGTTTCTCCAAAGACTGAACCTCTTTCTAGAAAAAGAAGGGCAGACAGTTGCAGGGATGTTCCGAGCTCTTAAGCAGGAGGGAATGGCCCCAGCTACCACGACCTGCACATCCTCTGAGTTACTGGCCCACTTGGTGGGGCAGGCAATGGCTCAAACCCCCAGGTCTCTGCTGCCTGTGAGGTACTGTAAGTTGCGAGTGTTCTCTGGGAGCACAGTACCTGCCCCAGAGGAGGAGTCCTTTGAGGTCTGGTTCGAACAGGCCACTGAGATAGCCAAAGAGTGGCCCATCCctgaggcagaaaagaaaaagtggatgATGGAGAGCCTCCGTGGCCCTGCCCTGGACCTCATGCACATCGTCCAGTCGGACAACCCTTCTGCCAGTGTGGAAGAGTGTCTGGAGGCCTTTAAGCAGGTGTTTGGGAGCCTGGAGAGCCGTAGGTCCTCGCAGGTAAGATACCTAAAGACCTATCAGCAAGACGGGGAGAAAATCTCAGCCTACGTGCTCCGGCTGGAAACTCTGCTTCGAAGAGCTGTGGAAAAACGGGCTATTCCCCGAAACATTGCTGACCAGGTACGCCTGGAGCAGGTCATGGCTGGGGCCAACCTTAACAATGTTCTATGGTGCCGGCTCCGGGAGCT encodes the following:
- the Pnma2 gene encoding paraneoplastic antigen Ma2, with product MAVALLEEWCQIMSVDDRKSLMVIGIPADCGEPEIQEVLQEALKCVGNYQLLGKIFQKQDNTNAVLLELLEDTDMSVVPSEVQGKGGVWKVIFKTANQDTEFLQRLNLFLEKEGQTVAGMFRALKQEGMAPATTTCTSSELLAHLVGQAMAQTPRSLLPVRYCKLRVFSGSTVPAPEEESFEVWFEQATEIAKEWPIPEAEKKKWMMESLRGPALDLMHIVQSDNPSASVEECLEAFKQVFGSLESRRSSQVRYLKTYQQDGEKISAYVLRLETLLRRAVEKRAIPRNIADQVRLEQVMAGANLNNVLWCRLRELKDQGPLPTFLELMKVIREEEEEEAYFEHESREESGEREGYSRWDNARSN